The following nucleotide sequence is from Corylus avellana chromosome ca7, CavTom2PMs-1.0.
cttcttctttcttgttCGTGTTTGCATTTCCTACTTTTCTTCATAAAAGTTGaggttttgattttgtttggaagcaAGGAAAATGGCAGAAACTATATGAAGTAACAATATGaacttatatttttcatttgtactGTTGTCTCAAAGATAAGATGAAGCTTTAGCTCCGTTTGGTTGCGAGaaaacaagcaaaaagaaaagaagaagaaagtgaacAAATTTCTTCTTCGGCTGCCAAACGGGGTGTTAGGGGTCTGTACGGTAAATAAATCCCATGGAAACGTCTTCGTTTTGACGACTTAACCGAGCTGGCCCTTCTGAGTGGGGTTAACgccctttatttttctttttctttttcttttttggaagtatttatttttgtttgttactGGTAATTTCTTACTGCTTTTAGATCTAAATCATCTGTATATTTGAGAAGACCATAATCAGTAGTACAGTTCTCTACTCCTCGTTGTTGTAGAAATTTTCTGCTGgcattttaatgattttgtcTTTATCTGTATTAAGTTCATTTGGCTTTTTCGGTGTTATTAGTATTGAAATTGCTATTAGGGTGCGCTGCACGCGTGGTGCACGTGTATGATGTCATCCACGATATCTGGTCTTTTGTGGTGTAGGCGTGTAGCAACTTTGAGCATCGAAGATCGCGTatttgtgaatattgttttctcttttcgtatatttttttttctttgggttttctTATTATTGTTGGGGGTATAAAAGGTTATTCGTGTTTATCTTATTGTTATAAATAAGAGCTAAATTTTTTGTCCTATGTAAATCAAGTGTTGTTCCTGATCTGGAACTATTGATATTTTTATGGATTTGGTTTAggagctgaaaaaaaaaaaaaattctacagaatttttttttttctaaacggtttagatttaatttcaatttctattttgaaACTAAATTTAAACGGTCGAAAACACAAGAGATTTAGGAGATCTCCTATTGTCTCTTAATGCTAATAAACATTTGTTTGTGGAAGTTAGATTTACTAGTATTTTCCCTTTTGGATGACATTTTTTGTGTTAgtgtcattatttttttatatgttcacacaaagaaaggaaggaaaagggagagggagattcgaactaataactttCGTTACATGAGTCGTAGTCCagttgattgagctaccccttaagaCATGttaatatcattattatttggCCAAACGTGTGCAATGGAATATTCTGACTTCagttaaataattataattataaaattcttGGTTAAACAATCTCGTCataatgttatttttcttgagtCTTGGATGGCAGTATTTGCAACCATTTACTTGGTCACTTCTGATTTGTTGATGCCAATATATAAggtctttcttttattaacTCTTCCATTCGCTCATTTCTTGACCATGGTTGCATGGGAATCTTTGACCATGCATTGAGGAGCTTGATTTGACTTCTCTAGTATTGTGAGTAATAATTTATGACAATGTGATTCTTGTTAGTCCCTGATTTTCCGCAACTTTAGATGTCATCCAGCTTTAATGCTTAATTTTATGTTGCATTGCCAACCTATTTGCAACTTGATATATTGCACTTTATCTGGTTTGCTTTTTATCAGTACGAGTCCTTTATTATCTTGTAGTTTGGATTACTCCTACTagttaggtggcttctcttgtatattcTCTTGTATATACTGATTGCAAGCAGATCACCATATGGTTGTATTTCTATTTTACTagaactgtggtttgcattcaTGCAACAGGTGCGACATCCTTTCTCTTTACTGAATATCAGTATGTTGGGGTCTTTATGATTGCTTTTGCAATtctcatcttcctcttcctGGGGTCTGTGGAGGGCTTTAGCACGAAGAGCCAGCCCTGCACTTATGATCAGCAAAAGCTGTGCAAGCCAGCACTTGCAACTGCTATCTTCAGCACTGCTTCCTTCGTGCTTGGTGCTGTTACTTCAGTTCTGTCTGGTTTCCTTGGGATGAAAATTGCTACTTATGCCAATGCGAGGACAACTTTGGAAGCAAGAAAGGGTGTGGGCAAGGCCTTCATTACTGCATTCAGGTCTGGTGCGGTGATGGGTTTTCTCCTTGCTGCAAATGGTCTTTTGTTTCTTTACATTGCCATCAATCTATTTAAGCTGTACTATGGCGATGATTGGGAAGGTCTTTTTGAGGCTATCACTGGTTATGGTCTTGGTGGATCTTCCATGGCACTCTTTGGAAGAGTTGGTGGTGGTATTTATACCAAGGCTGCGGATGTTGGTGCTGACCTTGTAGGAAAGGTTGAAAGAAACATTCCAGAGGATGACCCGAGAAACCCAGCTGTAAGCCATATCTCCTCTTAAATTGGTTGTTTTAGTCCATGTTCTTTTGGTTTTCTAATGATTAAATTATGTTGTCATTCATTCAGGTAATTGCAGACAACGTTGGTGATAATGTTGGAGATATTGCTGGAATGGGATCTGATCTTTTTGGCTCTTACGCTGAGGCATCTTGCGCTGCTCTTGTCGTTGCTTCCATCTCCTCTTTCGGTATCAACCATGATTTCACTGCAATGTGTTATCCACTTCTCATCAGTTCTATGGGCATCCTTGTCTGTTTGATCACAACCCTCTTTGCAACTGATTTCTTTGAGATCAAGGCTGTCAAGGAAATTGAACCAGCACTGAAAAAGCAACTCATCATCTCCACTATTCTCATGACCGTGGGAATTGCGATAGTTAGTTGGGTTGCCCTGCCATCATCCTTCACAATTTACAATTTTGGGACTCAAAAAGTTGTGAAGAATTGGTAAGACTtaaatttatttcctttcacGTGTTATTTATAGGCATAAAAGGTCTTATTTTATATACATTCTTACCCATGCATCTAGGCTCCAAGaactttctagtttttttttttttgttttttgttttttgtttttttgtttttttgtttttttttttttaattttttaatttataattcaCTCATTATTCATCAAACGATTAATCATTCCAATTTTGGTTCATATGTAATTTTTAGTGAGGTCTTTAGTTTTTAGGTTCCAGATGTAGTGCATTTGTGTAGGCTCTATATTGTTGCACAAAGAAAGGCGTTCTTCTTCAACCTGGATTTGTTTAAGACATTGGGTTAGAGATTTTCTGAATTCAAGTTTTCTGTACCCCATATTCTTATGTTCTTAGCTAAGTACTTAAGAATGTAAAATGAACATTAGTGCTGGATTGTGAATTACAGAAACCACTTACTGCCTGGTGATGTGCCCATTGATTTGATAAAGTACTGAGTCAAGATTGTTTGAACTCATCCTGCTTTAACTATGGTCGAATTCTATAAGTTGGGCTCCCACAAGTGTTCAGATATATGAACTTGTAGAACATTATTGATATGCAACTAATGAAATCATTTGTGCCTGCAGGGAGCTCTTCTTGTGCGTGTGTGTTGGTCTTTGGGCTGGACTTATAATTGGGTTTGTTACTGAATATTATACTAGCAATGCGTACaggtattaaaatattaacatgaCCATAATTCCATCCCTTTGCTTCTAACCTTCATATATTGACCCAAGAATTTCCTTGCAGCCCCGTGCAAGATGTTGCTGATTCCTGCAGGACTGGAGCTGCCACCAATGTTATATTTGGCCTTGCTCTGGGATACAAATCTGTCATTATTCCAATTTTTGCCATTGCAGTGAgcatttttgttagttttagctTTGCTGCAATGTATGGCATTGCAGTGGCTGCTCTTGGGATGCTGAGCACCATTGCTACTGGGTTGGCCATTGATGCTTATGGACCTATCAGTGACAACGCTGGAGGCATTGCTGAGATGGCAGGCATGAGCCACAGAATCCGTGAGAGAACTGATGCCCTTGATGCTGCTGGGAACACAACTGCGGCCATTGGCAAGGTACTGTGATACCCTTTAGAATGCGCTTTGGCCTTGTCTAGCATTCATGCTATGATTGTCATGAGAATTAGTTGTTAACATAAACTATTTAGGCAAAACTCAAAAGTCATCCACCACTTCTCTTGTCTCCACGAATGTCTGGTATTTGAAGGATTACAATGTCTCAATTCTTTTGAGTAAAATTATAGTAGTTGGGATGTAGTGCCCATGTTACTCCCAAATGACTAGAGTTTAGCAGTTTCATTTTAATGGAACTAGTCTTATATAGCCTGGGAAGATTGCCTTGGTGCCACTTCCAACATGACTAGGGAGACTCATTTATGCAGCTTCCTGTCTCCCACAAGGGTAAAGGAGTTTTACCAATTTACATAAGCTAGGGTGAATGCTCTCGTTTCGTCTTGTTTGTCTTCTTTTACCTTGAtcagttatttttattttgttatgagcTTCAAACTACAATTGTATCCCTTTATCatgcttttcttctcttaaatGGATGTCACTGAGCTTCTTCAATTCTCATTTACTTATAGGGATTTGCCATTGGATCTGCTGCACTTGTGTCTTTGGCCCTATTTGGTGCCTTTGTGAGTCGCTCCGCTATTTCAACTGTTGATGTATTGACCCCCAAGGTCTTCATTGGACTGATAGTGGGTGCCATGCTTCCTTACTGGTTCTCTGCCATGACCATGAAGAGTGTAGGAAGTGCAGCCTTGAAAATGGTTGAGGAGGTTCGCAGGCAATTCAACACTATTCCAGGTATCATGGAGGGTCTTGCCAAGCCTGATTATGCTACCTGTGTCAAGATCTCTACTGATGCATCCATCAAGGAAATGATTCCTCCTGGAGCCCTTGTCATGCTTACCCCTCTTATTGTTGGAACCTTCTTTGGCGTCGAGACGCTGTCTGGTGTTCTGGCTGGTTCCCTTGTTTCTGGTGTTCAGGTAATGTTACAATAATTGTCCGAATCTCAAATTGTCACACAGATATTATAAATTGCCCAATAGAGCTTCTTGTTTTCATTATGGTTTGTGTATTTGTTTGGTGAGTTCATGTTGctttttggatttgttgttttaCAGATAGCAATATCTGCATCTAACACTGGTGGTGCATGGGATAATGCTAAGAAGTATATTGAGGTAAAGATCAAAGTCATAATATCTGAAGTTTGTTGGTATCATTATTTGAGCAATATTGTGTAGCAATGGgattaatttcataatttgttTGGGATCCTGTTGTCAGGCTGGTGCTTCAGAGCATGCAAGGAGTCTTGGGCCAAAGGGGTCTGAGCCACACAAGGCAGCTGTGATTGGTGACACCATTGGAGACCCGCTCAAGGACACCTCAGGTCCATCACTCAACATCCTTATTAAGCTCATGGCAGTGGAATCCCTTGTGTTCGCTCCTTTCTTTGCCACTCATGGTGGCCTGCTTTTCAAGATCTTCTAAGAAGGGGGATGGCAAACAACACTTGGGGGGAAGAAGTTTATTTccatttatctcttttttgtCCGATGGAAGAggtttattaacttttttttccttgtatcaTTATCCTACTCCGCCCTTAGGTAGTGTTTGGATTCAATCGCGAACTTGAGTATTAATTTTGGGAAATGATTTCCCCAAATATGAGGGTCTTGTAGTCTTGAAAACTGAGCTTGATATTGGCTTTGCTAATTACATTTTGGAAAAAGTTCGCCTTCCTTCCTCAATCTATAATTTGCGTCAATGTCTCCCTTCccacaaaaacagaaaaagtaGAAGTGTCAGCTTTCCCAACATCTCTCAAGTGATTAGGCGCGGATAGGATTTGAACCTGCAGTCTTCTGGTCAATGGGCTCGATGACTCAACCAATTTATCCattctcaatattttttgaataagacaaaaatatttttataaatttgaaaaaaaaaaactaaaaaatctaaaaactaatctatctttttttaaagggaaaaatggaAGTTGGATCAGCAGTTGGTTGAAACTTGAGTCACCGTCCCAGCCAAATGGGAGCCACTGGCCATGAGGTAACTGAAGTTTATTGACAAGGCCATGCAGTCTCTGTGGCAGCATACTTCCACAATCTTCTCAAACTTTTGTAGCACTGATTGATTATTTGTTCAAGAAGAACAATGAAGAATGGCCTTAGAGGCTAGTTGTATTGTTTCTAAATTTTCTCATATCTTCTTTATCCTCCCTAGTGTCTCCTCTCATAATCTGGCACACcttaaacaaaaaagtaaatatacttaGACACTCACAAAACAATAATaccaacaatttgaaaaaaataaaagatacaagaaaaaattattaaaattttcttttcttttctatttttttttcttctttttcaaaaaaaaaaaaaaaaaaaaaagaaagggaagaacTAGCACCAAAaattgggggaaaaaaaaggtcaataaataaaaaagaacaaatatttaattcctcttatcttttttttcttctttttcaaaaatgaaaatattaatgaGAGAACTTGGCTAgtccatttcctttgaaatggagaggatccttttggATCTGTTTGATCTTCTCTAGTGTCTCCTTACATTTGATGAATATCAAGGTTTATAGACTTGACAGATGGTGATGCGCCTATATGCCTCACCAAGTTGCCTTTTGGAGATTTGTGTGGGTCAAGTAAGTTTATTTGGAGGGGCCTTAGAAGGCTAGAAGCTATCTTTTTGGATGTTTTTGGCTTAATTTATC
It contains:
- the LOC132187720 gene encoding pyrophosphate-energized vacuolar membrane proton pump 1; translation: MALLSELATEIVIPVCAVIGIAFSLLQWLLVSRVKLTPERQAPTSANKNGYGDYLIEEEEGINDHNVVLKCAEIQSAISEGATSFLFTEYQYVGVFMIAFAILIFLFLGSVEGFSTKSQPCTYDQQKLCKPALATAIFSTASFVLGAVTSVLSGFLGMKIATYANARTTLEARKGVGKAFITAFRSGAVMGFLLAANGLLFLYIAINLFKLYYGDDWEGLFEAITGYGLGGSSMALFGRVGGGIYTKAADVGADLVGKVERNIPEDDPRNPAVIADNVGDNVGDIAGMGSDLFGSYAEASCAALVVASISSFGINHDFTAMCYPLLISSMGILVCLITTLFATDFFEIKAVKEIEPALKKQLIISTILMTVGIAIVSWVALPSSFTIYNFGTQKVVKNWELFLCVCVGLWAGLIIGFVTEYYTSNAYSPVQDVADSCRTGAATNVIFGLALGYKSVIIPIFAIAVSIFVSFSFAAMYGIAVAALGMLSTIATGLAIDAYGPISDNAGGIAEMAGMSHRIRERTDALDAAGNTTAAIGKGFAIGSAALVSLALFGAFVSRSAISTVDVLTPKVFIGLIVGAMLPYWFSAMTMKSVGSAALKMVEEVRRQFNTIPGIMEGLAKPDYATCVKISTDASIKEMIPPGALVMLTPLIVGTFFGVETLSGVLAGSLVSGVQIAISASNTGGAWDNAKKYIEAGASEHARSLGPKGSEPHKAAVIGDTIGDPLKDTSGPSLNILIKLMAVESLVFAPFFATHGGLLFKIF